The following proteins are encoded in a genomic region of Actinomadura sp. NAK00032:
- the moaC gene encoding cyclic pyranopterin monophosphate synthase MoaC, translating to MTEFTHLDDTGAARMVDVSAKDVSARTATATGFVRLSPDCVALLRAGDIPKGDAISVARIAGIMGAKRVPDLVPLCHPIALHGVTVDLEITDDGVAIEAVTRTADRTGVEMEALTSVSVAALALIDMVKAVDPAAVITDVRVEEKTGGKKGVWRR from the coding sequence GTGACAGAGTTCACCCACCTGGACGACACCGGCGCGGCCCGCATGGTCGACGTGTCGGCCAAGGACGTCTCCGCCAGGACGGCGACGGCGACGGGCTTCGTCCGCCTATCGCCGGACTGCGTCGCCCTTCTGCGCGCCGGTGACATCCCCAAGGGCGACGCCATCTCCGTGGCACGCATCGCCGGGATCATGGGGGCCAAGCGTGTTCCCGACCTCGTCCCCCTGTGCCACCCCATCGCGCTGCACGGCGTCACCGTCGACCTGGAGATCACGGACGACGGCGTCGCGATCGAGGCGGTCACCCGTACCGCCGACCGCACCGGCGTGGAGATGGAGGCGCTGACCTCTGTCAGCGTCGCGGCGCTCGCCCTGATCGACATGGTGAAGGCGGTCGACCCCGCCGCCGTCATCACCGACGTCCGCGTCGAGGAGAAGACCGGCGGCAAGAAGGGCGTGTGGCGCCGGTGA
- a CDS encoding molybdenum cofactor biosynthesis protein B, producing the protein MAVTVSNRAAAGVYADRSGPVLVELLEDLGCQVDGPVVIPDGPPVAEVLRDAVADGYDAVVTSGGTGLTPTDQTPEMTRQVLEWEIPGIAEAIRLEGREKVPAAILSRGLAGVAGRTLIVNLPGSTGGVRDGMAVLARVLPHALDQLKGGDHPRP; encoded by the coding sequence ATGGCGGTCACGGTCTCCAACCGCGCCGCCGCGGGCGTCTACGCCGACAGGTCGGGGCCGGTCCTGGTCGAGCTGCTGGAGGACCTCGGCTGCCAGGTGGACGGCCCGGTGGTGATCCCGGACGGCCCGCCGGTCGCCGAGGTGCTGCGCGACGCGGTCGCGGACGGCTACGACGCCGTCGTCACGTCCGGCGGGACGGGCCTCACCCCGACCGACCAGACCCCGGAGATGACCCGCCAGGTCCTCGAATGGGAGATCCCGGGCATCGCGGAGGCGATCCGCCTGGAGGGCCGCGAGAAGGTGCCCGCGGCGATCCTCTCCCGCGGCCTGGCCGGCGTCGCGGGCCGCACCCTCATCGTCAACCTCCCCGGCTCCACCGGCGGCGTCCGCGACGGCATGGCCGTGCTGGCCCGCGTCCTCCCGCACGCGCTCGACCAGCTGAAGGGCGGCGACCACCCCCGCCCCTGA